A portion of the Maylandia zebra isolate NMK-2024a linkage group LG9, Mzebra_GT3a, whole genome shotgun sequence genome contains these proteins:
- the uba5 gene encoding ubiquitin-like modifier-activating enzyme 5 yields MATVEELKLRVRELENELIKCKQKQCAAEDAHSQALNRPKIDKMSAEVVDSNPYSRLMALKRMGIVDDYERIRTFTVAVVGVGGVGSVTAEMLTRCGIGKLLLFDYDKVELANMNRLFFQPHQAGLSKVEAAEHTLRNINPDVSFETHNYNITTMENFTHFMDCISHGGLEEGKPVDLVLSCVDNFEARMAINTACNELGQIWMESGVSENAVSGHIQLIIPGETACFACAPPLVVAANIDEKTLKREGVCAASLPTTMGVVAGLLVQNVLKYLLKFGTVSYYLGYNAMQDFFPAMAMKANPQCNDRHCRRQQEEYKRTEAERPKVEVVQEEEEVVHEDNEWGIELVSEVTEEELKAASGTVPDLPEGITVAYTIPAEEKADGETVEETEQSLEELMAQMKKL; encoded by the exons ATGGCGACGGTGGAGGAGCTGAAGTTGAGGGTGAGAGAGTTGGAGAATGAGCTGATAAAGTGTAAGCAGAAGCAGTGTGCCGCGGAAGATGCTCACAGTCAGGCACTAAATAGACCGAAAATTGACAAAATGAGCGCTGAAGTTGTGGATTCCAACCCGTACAG tcgCCTCATGGCTTTAAAGAGAATGGGCATCGTAGATGATTACGAG AGAATTCGGACATTCACAGTAGCTGTGGTTGGAGTTGGGGGAGTTGGCAGTGTGACAGCTGAAATGCTCACTAGATGTGGCATTGGTAAG TTGCTCCTTTTTGACTATGATAAAGTAGAGCTGGCCAATATGAACAGGCTGTTCTTCCAGCCTCACCAAGCAGGCCTCAGCAAAGTGGAAGCAGCAGAACACACACTCAG aaacatcaatcCAGACGTGTCATTTGAAACCCATAACTACAACATTACTACGATGGAAAATTTTACACATTTCATGGATTGTATCAG TCATGGAGGGCTGGAAGAAGGAAAACCAGTGGATTTGGTCCTGAGCTGTGTGGACAACTTTGAGGCCAGAATGGCCATCAATACA GCCTGCAATGAACTAGGTCAGATCTGGATGGAGTCTGGTGTCAGTGAAAATGCTGTGTCAGGACACATCCAGCTCATCATTCCTGGGGAGACGGCCTGCTTCGCT TGTGCTCCTCCACTTGTGGTGGCAGCCAACATTGATGAGAAGACCCTAAAACGGGAGGGTGTGTGTGCTGCCAGCTTACCAACAACCATGGGTGTTGTGGCAGGTCTCCTTGTGCAAAATGTCCTCAA ATATCTTCTAAAGTTTGGTACTGTTAGTTATTATCTTGGCTACAATGCCATGCAGGACTTCTTCCCTGCCATGGCAATGAAAGCTAACCCCCAGTGTAATGACCGTCACTGCAGGAGACAACAGGAGGAGtacaag AGGACAGAAGCAGAGCGGCCCAAAGTGGAGGTCGtacaggaagaggaggaggttgTACATGAAGACAATGAATGGG GTATTGAGCTGGTATCagaggtgactgaagaagagtTAAAGGCTGCTTCAGGTACTGTGCCCGACCTCCCAGAAGGCATCACAGTGGCTTATACCA
- the acad11 gene encoding acyl-CoA dehydrogenase family member 11 — protein sequence MEEPTTPVRQQHKFNVGRLQRYLTAKTLLSNNDTLTVRQYSAGQSNPTFLIQTPSNSYVLRKQPPGELLPGAHKVDREYRVQKALFSVGFPVPQPLLHCADIEVIGTEFYLMQHVKGRIFRDLRLPGVSPAERTALYVAAVEVLAKLHSLDLPSVNLEAYGRGPGYCRRQVSTWTKQYTAAAHRDIPAMNELSDWLMKNLPASDNEVTLVHGDYRLDNLIFHPTEARVIAVLDWELSTTGQPLADLAYFLMPQYWPASLSVISTMGSLKGIEGIPTVEDLISIYCRCRGIPPALPQLNFYLALSVFKMAGISQGIYARHLLGNASAPNAAQFGQCVEPLAKVALQLGQRPLTGPTKDRLFFQTAKGRAVLQQVKDFMRQYVLPAQKEVAQYYTKHAESPQRWHTPQIIEDLKIKAREAGLWNLFLPAVSGLTQLDYAYIAEETGHCVFAPEVFNCQAPDTGNMEVLHMFGSEEQKKKWLEPLLRGEIRSCFCMTEPDVASSDATNMECSLHRDKDDYIINGKKWWSSGAGNPQCKVAIVMCRSGIRDENIRHSQHSMILVPMDTAGVKLIRPLTVFGQDDAIHGGHFEVHFENVRVPASSIILGEGRGFEIAQGRLGPGRLHHCMRAVGLAELALELLCQRAATRHTFGKQLYQHEVIAHWIAECRLMIEQTRLLTLNAAHALDTLGSRAARKEIAMIKVAAGRMACKVVDIAIQVYGGAGVSGDVPLAQMYSYVRTLRIADGPDEVHLSSIAYLELRDQLKKAQAKL from the exons ATGGAGGAACCGACCACTCCTGTACGACAGCAGCATAAATTCAATGTTGGCAGGCTTCAGAGATATCTGACTGCCAAGACACTTTTGTCAAACAATGACACCCTGACTGTAAGACAGTACAG TGCTGGTCAGTCAAACCCAACTTTCCTAATCCAGACGCCGTCAAACAGTTATGTTCTCAGGAAGCAACCCCCAGGTGAGCTGTTGCCAGGAGCTCACAAG GTGGACAGGGAGTATCGAGTGCAGAAGGCCCTCTTCTCTGTTGGTTTCCCCGTTCCACAGCCCCTTCTGCACTGCGCTGATATTGAAGTCATTGGAACAGAGTTCTACTTAATGCAACATGTGAAg GGGCGCATATTCAGGGATCTTCGTCTACCTGGAGTGAGTCCAGCAGAGAGAACAGCTCTGTATGTGGCTGCGGTGGAAGTCCTGGCAAAGCTGCACTCACTGGATCTGCCATCAGTGAACCTTGAAGCATATGGAAGAGGGCCAGGTTATTGCAGGAGACAA GTTTCCACCTGGACCAAGCAGTACACTGCAGCGGCCCACAGAGACATTCCAGCCATGAATGAACTGTCTGATTGGTTGATGAAGAATCTACCAGCCAGTGACAATGAGGTGACCCTTGTCCACGGAGATTATCGACTGGATAACTTAATATTCCATCCAACAGAG GCGCGTGTGATCGCTGTGTTGGACTGGGAGCTTTCTACCACTGGACAGCCCCTGGCAGATCTGGCCTACTTCCTTATGCCACAATACTGGCCTGCAAGTCTCAGCGTTATCAGCACGATGGGCAGTTTAAAAGGAATAGAGG GCATCCCAACTGTGGAAGACCTGATCTCCATTTACTGCAGGTGCCGGGGGATCCCCCCTGCATTGCCACAACTGAATTTCTACTTGGCCCTGTCTGTCTTTAAAATGGCAGGAATTTCCCAG GGGATCTACGCTCGTCACCTCCTGGGTAATGCCAGTGCACCGAATGCAGCTCAGTTTGGCCAGTGTGTGGAGCCCTTGGCTAAGGTTGCCTTGCAGCTTGGGCAGAG GCCCCTCACAGGTCCAACAAAGGACAGATTGTTTTTCCAGACAGCTAAAGGTCGGGCTGTTCTCCAGCAGGTCAAAGATTTCATGAGACAATATGTGCTTCCTGCTCAGAAG GAGGTTGCACAGTATTACACCAAACACGCTGAGTCTCCACAGAGATGGCACACCCCTCAAATTATAGAGGATCTGAAG atTAAAGCCAGGGAAGCCGGGCTGTGGAACCTGTTCCTGCCTGCAGTCAGTGGGCTTACCCAGCTGGATTATGCCTATATTGCTGAAGAAACCGGCCACTGTGTGTTTGCCCCTGAAGTCTTTAACTGCCAGGCTCCTG acaCAGGAAATATGGAAGTGCTCCACATGTTTGGCAGTgaggagcagaagaagaaatggCTGGAACCTTTACTCAGAGGAGAGATTCGCTCCTGCTTCTGTATGACAG AACCTGATGTGGCCTCCAGTGATGCAACCAACATGGAGTGCAGTCTTCACAGGGATAAAGACGACTACATCATAAATGGGAAAAAATGGTGGAGCAGcg GTGCCGGCAATCCCCAGTGCAAAGTGGCCATTGTCATGTGCAGGAGCGGCATTCGGGATGAAAACATCAG GCACAGCCAGCACAGTATGATCCTCGTACCTATGGACACAGCAGGTGTAAAGCTCATCAGACCACTCACTGTGTTCGGTCAGGATG ATGCGATCCATGGTGGCCACTTTGAAGTGCATTTTGAAAATGTGCGCGTACCCGCCTCCAGCATTATTCTAG GGGAGGGCAGGGGATTTGAGATTGCCCAAGGTCGCCTGGGGCCAGGCAGGCTGCACCACTGTATGAGAGCTGTCGGACTAGCAGAGTTGGCATTGGAGCTACTCTGCCAGCGGGCTGCCACCAGACACACCTTTGGAAAACAACTGTACCAGCAT GAAGTTATTGCTCATTGGATAGCAGAGTGCCGTCTCATGATAGAGCAGACTCGCCTGCTTACTCTCAATGCTGCTCATGCACTGGATACACTAGGCAGTCGGGCAGCTCGTAAGGAG ATTGCTATGATTAAGGTTGCAGCAGGAAGAATGGCCTGCAAGGTGGTGGACATAGCCATACAGGTATATGGTGGTGCAGGTGTGTCTGGAGACGTTCCACTAGCACAGAT GTACTCATATGTGCGGACTCTGCGCATCGCTGATGGACCAGATGAGGTGCACCTCTCCTCTATAGCCTATTTGGAACTCAGAGATCAACTAAAGAAGGCACAGGCAAAGCTCTAA
- the ackr4b gene encoding atypical chemokine receptor 4b, translated as MADFDYHHDDDSNETYDYNYEHTICDKETVRSFAGVFLPVIYALALIVGLAGNALVVVVYTSRLKLRTLTDVCILNLAISDLLLLFTLPFWAADAVHGWMLGTAACKLTSFLYSTNFSCGMLMLTCISVDRYRAVTKNPTDRAGTRSQVRRQWFLVCLMLWTIASILGLPELIFSTVKHTHYRISCTAIYPHSMARPAKASLELLEVILRFVIPFLVMVVCYCRVGLALSKAVAVRREKKWRALRVLLAVVAVFLLTQLPYTVVKLCRAMDIIYMLVTDCDVSKGLDHAMQVTESLALTHACINPLLYAFMGSSFRSHVLKTAKHLGQRLGRHQRHVNEEPVEIALQACNQTQSQSDSEEQDTSTFTI; from the coding sequence ATGGCCGACTTTGACTATCACCACGACGATGATTCAAATGAAACTTACGACTACAATTATGAACACACCATCTGTGACAAGGAAACAGTGCGTTCCTTTGCCGGCGTCTTCCTTCCGGTCATCTATGCCCTGGCTCTGATAGTAGGCCTGGCGGGAAACGCCTTGGTAGTGGTGGTTTACACGTCACGGCTGAAACTGCGAACCCTGACGGATGTGTGCATCCTCAACCTTGCCATTTCAGACCTGCTGCTTCTCTTCACCCTGCCTTTCTGGGCAGCCGATGCTGTCCACGGGTGGATGCTGGGTACGGCAGCCTGCAAGCTCACATCCTTCCTCTACAGCACCAACTTCAGCTGCGGCATGCTGATGCTTACGTGCATCAGTGTGGATCGCTACCGCGCTGTAACCAAAAATCCAACGGACAGAGCTGGCACCAGATCCCAAGTCAGGAGACAGTGGTTCCTGGTGTGCCTCATGCTGTGGACTATAGCCAGTATTCTCGGCCTTCCTGAACTTATCTTCTCCACAGTGAAGCACACCCATTACAGGATCAGCTGCACAGCCATCTACCCGCACAGCATGGCCCGACCTGCAAAGGCTTCCCTGGAGCTGCTTGAGGTGATCCTGAGATTTGTGATACCTTTCCTGGTCATGGTGGTGTGCTACTGCCGAGTGGGACTGGCGCTGAGTAAGGCCGTCGCGGTGCGACGAGAGAAAAAGTGGCGAGCCCTGCGGGTCCTCCTGGCTGTGGTGGCCGTATTCCTGCTCACCCAGCTGCCCTACACGGTAGTCAAGCTTTGCCGAGCGATGGACATCATTTACATGCTCGTGACCGACTGTGATGTCAGCAAGGGCTTGGATCACGCTATGCAGGTGACAGAAAGCCTGGCTCTCACCCACGCCTGCATTAACCCGCTGTTGTACGCCTTCATGGGGTCGTCCTTCAGGAGTCACGTTCTAAAGACTGCCAAACACCTTGGACAGCGACTTGGAAGGCACCAGAGACACGTCAACGAGGAGCCCGTGGAGATTGCGCTCCAAGCGTGTAATCAAACCCAATCCCAGTCGGATTCAGAAGAACAAGACACCAGCACCTTTACTATTTAA
- the u2surp gene encoding U2 snRNP-associated SURP motif-containing protein isoform X4 — MLLCFLHLKTRRSSTRNLLSLIHRMIEFVVREGPMFEAMIMNREINNPMYRFLFENQSPAHVYYRWKLYSILQGESPAKWRTDDFRMFKNGSLWRPPPLNPYLHGPYDDGEEEEDEEEANKKGCLKEEERDKLEEMLRGLTPRRADIAEAMLFCLSHAEAAEEIVECITESLSILKTPLPKKIARLYLVSDVLYNSSAKVANASYYRKYFETKLCQIFADLNATYKTIQGHLQCENFKQRVMSCFRAWEDWAVYPDPFLIKLQNIFLGLVNLAVEKEPVSLVVEPEPADDIDGAPIGDYVDGTPLEDVDGVPIDSVPLDGAPIDGAPLDDLDGVPIKSMEEDLDGIPLDPSKDAPFKVAPSKWEAVDEAELESQAVTTSKWEIFEQPEETKKDDADSDEDRSPRSEDNQSYSNPIRDDSDFKSKMSEMNEEKRSKLREIEVKVMKFQDELESGKRPKKPGQSIQEQVEHYRDKLLQKEKEKEKLEREKEKEKKEKEKAEARLKELKKEKEKEDTPTRKERKRRHSGSPSPTRSSSRRGRSSSPRSERSERSERSDRSYSKDTSSRSSHKDSPRSSNRKSSKRSPSSPRTPKRSRRSRSRTPKKSAKKSRSKSRSPHRSHKKSKKSKH; from the exons ATGCTCCTCTGCTTCCTCCACCTAAAAACAAGGAGGAGTTCGACAAG GAATTTGCTCTCTCTCATCCATCGAATGATCGAGTTTGTGGTGCGTGAAGGACCAATGTTTGAAGCCATGATCATGAACAGAGAGATCAACAATCCCATGTACAG GTTTTTATTTGAGAACCAGAGCCCAGCACATGTATACTACCGATGGAAGCTCTACTCCATACTGCAG GGTGAATCACCAGCCAAATGGCGAACAGATGACTTTAGGATGTTTAAAAATGGCTCTTTGTGGCGCCCACCTCCTCTTAATCCGTACCTCCATGGTCCTTACGATGacggtgaggaggaggaagatgaagaggaggcCAATAAGAAAGGCTGCTTAAAAGAAGA GGAGCGGGACAAACTAGAGGAGATGCTGCGTGGTTTGACTCCCAGGAGGGCAGATATTGCAGAGGCCATGCTGTTCTGTCTCAGCCAtgctgaagctgctgaagaAATTGTGGAGTGTATCACAGAGTCCCTCTCCATCCTAAAGACCCCTTTACCCAAGAAG ATTGCACGGTTGTATCTAGTTTCTGATGTGCTGTATAACTCTTCTGCCAAAGTAGCCAATGCATCTTACTACAGAAAATA CTTTGAGACAAAACTCTGCCAGATTTTCGCCGACCTAAACGCAACTTACAAAACAATACAAGGTCACCTTCAGTGTGAAAACTTCAAG CAACGGGTAATGTCATGTTTCCGGGCATGGGAGGACTGGGCTGTGTACCCTGACCCTTTTCTTATCAAGCTGCAGAACATCTTCCTTGGTCTAGTAAACCTCGCTGTGGAGAAGGAGCCTGTAAGCCTTGTTGTGGAG CCTGAGCCAGCAGACGACATTGATGGGGCTCCTATCGGGGATTATGTAGATGGTACTCCACTGGAGGACGTGGATGGAGTGCCCATTGACTCAGTTCCCCTTGATGGGGCACCAATCGATGGAGCCCCTCTGGATGACCTAGATGGAGTTCCTATCAAGTCCATGGAAGAAGACCTAGATGGAATACCTT TGGATCCGTCCAAGGATGCTCCCTTCAAGGTAGCACCATCGAAATGGGAAGCAGTGGATGAGGCAGAGTTAGAATCTCAAG CTGTGACAACCTCCAAGTGGGAGATATTTGAGCAGccagaagaaacaaaaaa GGACGATGCGGACAGTGATGAGGACAGAAGCCCTCGTTCAGAAGATAATCAGAGCTATTCCAACCCAATCAGAGATGACTCTGACTTTAAGTCAAAGATGTCTGAAATGAACGAGGAGAAGCGCTCTAAGCTCAGAGAGATAGAg GTTAAAGTCATGAAGTTCCAGGATGAGCTGGAGTCTGGGAAAAGACCTAAGAAGCCCGGTCAGAGTATTCAGGAGCAGGTGGAACATTATAGGGACAAACTACTACAAAAG gaaaaagaaaaagaaaaactggagcgggaaaaagagaaggaaaagaaagagaaggaaaaagctGAGGCACGGTTGAAAGagttaaagaaggaaaaagagaaggaggaCACACCAACCAGAAAGGAGAG GAAGCGTCGTCACAGTGGATCACCGAGCCCAACGCGGAGCAGCAGCAGACGAGGCCGGTCGTCCTCACCTCGTTCAGAGCGGTCCGAAAGATCAGAGCGCTCCGACCGATCATACTCTAAAGACACATCCTCACGTTCTTCTCATAAAGACTCTCCTCGATCCAGCAACAGAAAGTCATCCAAGAG ATCACCGTCATCACCTCGCACACCCAAACGATCCAGGAGATCGCGCTCCAGGACACCCAAGAAATCAGCTAAGAAATCCCGCTCCAAATCAAGGTCTCCACATCGATCTCACAAAAAGTCAAAGAAgagtaaacactga